One genomic region from Triplophysa dalaica isolate WHDGS20190420 chromosome 23, ASM1584641v1, whole genome shotgun sequence encodes:
- the cluap1 gene encoding clusterin-associated protein 1 homolog isoform X2, whose amino-acid sequence MSFRDLRNFTEMMRALGYPRLISMENFRVPNFPLVAEILIWLVKRYEPQMEIPSDFDKESDRVFFIKAVAQFMATKAHVKLNLKRLYQADGYAVKEMLKITSILYNAMKTKENAVDHSQEENSKFKFDLGSKIADLKVARQLGSEITAKGATLYDLLGHEEDLRENRTAAIARPLEIMETERVMRAAVKDVTETIQMTKDLLNNVSSDEMSLEAKIEKKKQDLERNQKRLQTLQSVRPAFMDEYERIEEELEKHYQTYVEKFRNLSFLEQQLDDYHRAEQERFEDAEMTMKMRQNKLKEEEKRLMRSGAGDEDSDADIPEDEGSDSDIDDGQQTRPHLTRHAHLSGRGGAQIIGSMRGGDSEESDDSEIDVDDDDDGEEEEEEDEEEENEDLDEDNDSLEGSPAKPGRPNRSLHPQILEESDNDF is encoded by the exons ATGTCTTTTAGAGATCTCAGAA ATTTTACAGAGATGATGAGAGCGCTTGGCTACCCCCGTCTCATCTCCATGGAGAACTTTAGAGTTCCAAACTTCCCTTTGGTGGCTGAAATTCTCATCTGGCTTGTCAAGAG ATACGAACCTCAGATGGAAATTCCAAGTGATTTTGACAAAGAGTCAGACAGAGTGTTTTTCATCAAGGCTGTGGCTCAATTCATG GCGACCAAGGCTCACGTGAAGTTGAACCTTAAGCGTCTGTATCAAGCAGATGGATATGCTGTGAAAGAGATGCTAAAAATCACCAGCATTCTTTACAACGCCATGAAGACCAAAGAGAACGCCGTTGATCACAGCCAAGAGGAGAATAGCAAGTTCAAGTTTGATCTTGGGTCAAAG ATAGCGGATTTGAAGGTGGCACGTCAGCTGGGTTCTGAGATCACAGCGAAGGGTGCGACGCTGTACGACCTGCTGGGGCATGAAGAGGACCTGAGAGAGAACAGGACAGCTGCCATTGCTCGAcccttagaaatcatggagacagagagagtcaTGAGAGCAGCTGTGAAAGACGTCACg gAAACCATCCAGATGACTAAAGATCTGCTCAATAATGTGTCTTCTGATGAGATGAGTCTTGAAGCCAAAATCGAAAAGAAGAAACAGGACTTGGAGAGAAACCAGAAACGTTTACAAACTCTACAGAGCGTACG TCCGGCATTTATGGATGAATACGAGAGGATCGAGGAGGAATTGGAGAAGCATTACCAGACTTATGTGGAAAAGTTTAGAAATCTGAGTTTTCTGGAACAACAGCTGGACGACTATCACAGAGCCGAGCAGGAACGCTTTGAG gacgcagaaatgacaatgaaaatgagacaaaataaattaaaagaggAGGAGAAAAGGCTCATGAGGAGTGGAG CGGGAGATGAAGACTCAGATGCTGACATCCCAGAAGATGAAGGATCCGACAGCGATATAGATGATGGACAGCAGACTAGGCCACACCTCACACGTCACGCCCATTTATCAG GTCGAGGTGGCGCCCAAATCATCGGCAGTATGAGAGGAGGAGATAGTGAGGAG TCGGATGACAGTGAGATTGATGtggacgatgatgatgatggtgaggaggaagaagaggaggacgAAGAGGAAGAAAATGAGGATCTTGATGAAGATAATGACAGTCTGGAAGGTTCACCCGCCAAACCTGGACGACCAAACCGATCGCTGCACCCTCAGATCCTCGAGGAGAGCGataatgatttttaa
- the cluap1 gene encoding clusterin-associated protein 1 homolog isoform X1, producing the protein MSFRDLRNFTEMMRALGYPRLISMENFRVPNFPLVAEILIWLVKRYEPQMEIPSDFDKESDRVFFIKAVAQFMATKAHVKLNLKRLYQADGYAVKEMLKITSILYNAMKTKENAVDHSQEENSKFKFDLGSKIADLKVARQLGSEITAKGATLYDLLGHEEDLRENRTAAIARPLEIMETERVMRAAVKDVTETIQMTKDLLNNVSSDEMSLEAKIEKKKQDLERNQKRLQTLQSVRPAFMDEYERIEEELEKHYQTYVEKFRNLSFLEQQLDDYHRAEQERFEDAEMTMKMRQNKLKEEEKRLMRSGAGDEDSDADIPEDEGSDSDIDDGQQTRPHLTRHAHLSGRGGAQIIGSMRGGDSEEPRTKEHICLSGSRKQKRGKSDDSEIDVDDDDDGEEEEEEDEEEENEDLDEDNDSLEGSPAKPGRPNRSLHPQILEESDNDF; encoded by the exons ATGTCTTTTAGAGATCTCAGAA ATTTTACAGAGATGATGAGAGCGCTTGGCTACCCCCGTCTCATCTCCATGGAGAACTTTAGAGTTCCAAACTTCCCTTTGGTGGCTGAAATTCTCATCTGGCTTGTCAAGAG ATACGAACCTCAGATGGAAATTCCAAGTGATTTTGACAAAGAGTCAGACAGAGTGTTTTTCATCAAGGCTGTGGCTCAATTCATG GCGACCAAGGCTCACGTGAAGTTGAACCTTAAGCGTCTGTATCAAGCAGATGGATATGCTGTGAAAGAGATGCTAAAAATCACCAGCATTCTTTACAACGCCATGAAGACCAAAGAGAACGCCGTTGATCACAGCCAAGAGGAGAATAGCAAGTTCAAGTTTGATCTTGGGTCAAAG ATAGCGGATTTGAAGGTGGCACGTCAGCTGGGTTCTGAGATCACAGCGAAGGGTGCGACGCTGTACGACCTGCTGGGGCATGAAGAGGACCTGAGAGAGAACAGGACAGCTGCCATTGCTCGAcccttagaaatcatggagacagagagagtcaTGAGAGCAGCTGTGAAAGACGTCACg gAAACCATCCAGATGACTAAAGATCTGCTCAATAATGTGTCTTCTGATGAGATGAGTCTTGAAGCCAAAATCGAAAAGAAGAAACAGGACTTGGAGAGAAACCAGAAACGTTTACAAACTCTACAGAGCGTACG TCCGGCATTTATGGATGAATACGAGAGGATCGAGGAGGAATTGGAGAAGCATTACCAGACTTATGTGGAAAAGTTTAGAAATCTGAGTTTTCTGGAACAACAGCTGGACGACTATCACAGAGCCGAGCAGGAACGCTTTGAG gacgcagaaatgacaatgaaaatgagacaaaataaattaaaagaggAGGAGAAAAGGCTCATGAGGAGTGGAG CGGGAGATGAAGACTCAGATGCTGACATCCCAGAAGATGAAGGATCCGACAGCGATATAGATGATGGACAGCAGACTAGGCCACACCTCACACGTCACGCCCATTTATCAG GTCGAGGTGGCGCCCAAATCATCGGCAGTATGAGAGGAGGAGATAGTGAGGAG CCCAGAACAAAGGAACACATCTGTCTCTCCGGCAGCCGGAAGCAAAAGAGAGGAAAG TCGGATGACAGTGAGATTGATGtggacgatgatgatgatggtgaggaggaagaagaggaggacgAAGAGGAAGAAAATGAGGATCTTGATGAAGATAATGACAGTCTGGAAGGTTCACCCGCCAAACCTGGACGACCAAACCGATCGCTGCACCCTCAGATCCTCGAGGAGAGCGataatgatttttaa